TCTGGTGCCAACCCACAAGTAcctataaaaataaaccttctgATGAGCCAATCTATTTGCATGTGGGAAAACAAGTGCTGAAGATCAAATACATTTCCACTAGTGTGTAGCTGGACAGAAACTCTTCCGTGAGTGGAAGGGTACTAGTAGAATAATACTCAACCCATAGTGCCTGACTCACCTGTCCTTTTATATAAGGCAGCTCACATATCCACATCTAAGTACCCTGAACATTACAATGCCAAAAGATGATGACCATTCATCTTGTGGCAGAATAAGGAATGAAATCTGGATCTTCTGAGCTTTAGGTTAGTACCATAAACAGTGCACAACTCAGTCAAAGCATTGGTACTCGTTTAGAATTGGTTTATCTTAGAGTTAACCATGAGATGTAGACGTATAAAATAGCATTTAGTATGGAAATAGGAAAGGAACAAGAGAATTCTCCACATACCAGTTCCATGAGTTACTCCAAACAAATACGGAAGTATCGTCCCTGGAAGACTGCTCTTGCAAGACACAGAACCAGGAACATGATAGCATTTATTACAAAAGGTCGTAAGATACCAAAATATATCGCAAAACATCCTTCCTGTAAGCCCCAAAACATGAAGGTCAACATTTTCCAACATCACATTGTCAAGGATTTTGAAACTAAAAAAATCAAGAGTTCTGCTAAACTTTACTTCAGTGATATCACTGTTGGAAATCCCAAGTACCAGAGATAAACATTCACTTTCACTGTAAGACGgtcaaaatatttgctttatcCTATAGTTTGCTATTAAGTTACAAAATACTTATGCACAGAAGCTGACTAAATACTCTGCGTATTTTCATCCAAGATAATGAACAGTAAACACACCATTGCTAGAAAATGACCAGAGCTAAAGTCCTCCAGACTTGCAGTATCTAAGTAAAACTAAGTAAAGCGTCACGGAAAAGGAATGAGCATATGGATCATGTGCACAAATGAGCCCACAAAAGGGTACTTTGAGAGCTTTGTTGCAAACCTCAGAATTGTGAAAAGCCTGAAATCCTACAGGGTCCTCTGGGCCTGAAGGACCCTGTTAGGCTATGGTGGATGAAACCAGGGAGCTGATCCGCCTTTAAAGAAATCAACCCCAAAAGAGAAGTTTCTTTTCTAGGCTAGGGGGATGGAGGCatgctgtttattaaaaatgaacagttcCTTGGTAGGTTTCACAGAGCATGACCTcaggcagcggggctggcacACCTGCGGGAGGCAGCTGTAGCCCAGCCTGTGCAGGAATGAGTCCTGAGCACAAGATGGTGCAGGAGAACAGAAGCAAATGTCACTGAAGGCAAGAGGACAGCAAACCGCTGCTGCTACTGCTAACCTAAAACTAGAGGCAGAAGAGAGAACGGGATTCAAGAAGACCTGTGTCACTGCCACCTAAACTCAGAAATaacatctctttttctctgaaggtGCTTCCCTACGTCTCCACTGCCACACTGATCGAAGAAAATGGCACACACTCAGTTTAGTTTGACTTAGTCCAGAGACtgatgaaaaacacagaattcCTGGAAATTAGTGATATCAAAGAAGTTTCAGTGCATGTGAAATGCAGATTGGCAGGACTGGGCTGAAATGTCACTGTGACTTGTCATCCACTTTCTAATGACAAAAATGactatcaaaataaaaatgcatcatatattaaaaaaatcatgaactTGAAGAGAGATTATTTTATGAACATTATTCTCTCCTCCCTTAGCTACCTCTTCTCTACAAATGTGATTAATAACTCTGCTCTTTCCATAAGGAAATAACCACTTAATCTCTTGTTCCTATTATTAATGTCCCCTACTACACAATACCAACCACTGTTCCTTAGAGATGATTTAGCTGACAGGCATCTAATTAAATCCAAAGTAACTGTTCTCAGCATAtactcagttttaaaatttatttcataaagtcacagaatggtttgggtaggaagggaccttaaagatcatccagttccaacccccctgccatgggcagggacacctcccaccagaccaggttgcccaaagccccatacAACCAGGTCCTGATgacttccaggaatggggcatccacagcttctctgggcaacctgttccagtgcctcactaccctctgagtaaataatttcttcccaaaatctaatctaaacctaccttcttttagtttaaagccattccccctcgtcctctctctacaccccctgacaaagagtccctccccagctttccagTAGGCCCCCTctaggtattggaaggctgctataaggtctccccagagccttctcttttccaggctgaacaaccccagctccatcagcctgtcttcatagaaggCCTTCAGGCCTAAAAAGGGCTGGTCTCttaatgatctttttttcccatcaatataaattaattaaataaaatatattacctcataaaatgtaaaagcagatttactttaaaacagGTTGCAATGGTATCACCATGGCTCTCCCTTGGATATGGTGGATTACTGTGGCTATTCTCAGACTATGGCTGATaggagaaatgttttcagtacaAACCAcccatgctttttttctgaaattacatttacaAAGGAGTCCATCAAGTATGATCAAGATGTGTGGCCAAAAACAGAGAGtcaccatttcttttcttcagttataTCTCTGTCACCGAGCTGAACAGTTGTAAAGAACTACAGGGCCAGAGAGAGCCATTAAACGTGTACAATGTTAAAAACTCCAAGGTAAAGCAGAGAAACTAATTttagaggaagaaacagaaccCAAGTCTCTGCCATTGCAGAGGTAAGCCTCAGCCACCAGATTACAGACTCACATCCCCTATGTTGGCTCTTTCTGCCCCATTTATTCCTCTGCAGACCAGCACAGTAGGACCCAgcatcacacacacacgccCAGTGTTTGACGGCAGGAGTGTTCCCTCTGTAGCTGAGGCTTTGAAGTCTCTtgggcagaagaaaagctgtctGAAGCCTGCCTCCTCTCACTTCTATGATGAGTGCCCTAATCAGCGGGCTACTTTAACCTGGGAGTGTCATTTCCATCCCGtcttctaaaagaaaaggttaaatCTTGATTTCCTCTTTGAATGATTCTAGACTTCTGCTCTCAGATGAGGACCCAAACTGTGGATCCCAACTGGGTGCTGATGCCTGGTGTCCAGTGTGTCTGCTTATTCACCATtagagagaatgaaaaatgcagGTTGTGATAATGACAGAATATTACAGAGAATAAGGGAAAAAGATCCTCAAGTATTATTCTGAGAACAAGAATCATTACAGTTTGCTTGGAACATGACCTATTTGTGATTACCCTGATCAGCACTCCAGATCTAACTCGGACtttgtggattttattttaacctgTGGAGTTTAGTTACTCAGTCAAAACCAGCTTTGATTCTGGGTTTGCACATGTCTGCTTTGGAGGTGTCAGTGCAGTTCTTGCCACTTGCGCCTGTGGTCAAGGACTGCCCGTGTTCAGCCGACGCCGTTTTGTGACCAACACCAAGCAAGCGACGACTCCCGCGCCTGCGTGGCGACACGTACCTGCCTCCCAGCCTCGTTGTTGTGCCGGTTCATCGCTGCCAGCCCACTCCCGCTCTTGCCCGTTACGTTCTTCATGGGCACGTCCAGGAACCTCCTGCTGAATGACATCCCGTAGTGGATGTCATCCGAGCAGCCACCCCAGTGCCAGCCCTCGCTGGCCGAGCCGCCGCTCTGCAGGCTGGTGTCGCAGGAGCACTCGGTCACGTTGCCCGCACTGCAGGACCGCGTCACGGCATGCACCAGGCCCGCCGCCGTCACCGCGTGTATGAACGCCGTCTCCTTCGTGCCTGCAAAGCAACGCACGGACATGTTGCCTCACAGCCCCCTCAGATCACCTTCCTGGCGGAGCCGGAGAAATGGATTTTACTAGCCAGAGCATTATTAAAAGGGAACGGTTATGAGTTTAAAGTCGTCACAGCTTGGTCTGTGTCGTTAACTTGTTTAAAGCTGTAGATATTCACATCTGAAAAAGGACTTCAGGGACTATTCATGTGACCGTGCtattaattttgctgtttctggCTGCCAGTACTATGCAATTTCTGGTAACCGCTTTCTAAATCTGGTTGGGAACTTTATTTGACACAGAAACTTTTGAGCCAATTAAGTTttaatcaaatcaaatcaaaacaaaacaaaaaaaacccacccaaacCTAGAACCCTTTACTCTCCCCTCTGTTTTTGACTGCTCATATTAATTTGATGAAGAATAAGAAGTTAGTTCACATCTTGGAGGAGGATCTTGAAGCCACAATGATCTTGGGGTACTTTGGTACAGGGCCAAAATGTATTTCATGTTAAATTTAGTAAACGTTGAGGTTGCAGTAATTCACAATGTTGCAAACAGCCCACAGATTCTTAAACCAGGCAGAAATCAGGATGGCACAAGAATATTTTGGCCATGTGCTTTTCCTATGATAATCTGGCCATGACAAAGCTTACAGTATACAAAAACTTCATCTGTTCCTGTTAAATCCTAAGAATCACGGATGTACCTGTCTGGGCCTCTTAAGCCTCTCTGTAACTTCTGGCATAATGTGGCACAGAGCACAACACACTTTCTAAGCAAACCTAAAATCAGTATCTCACCATTAACTGCAGCTAAAATTTCAGCATACTAATTTTCACCGTTGTAAAAACAACCTGCTATTTCCAGTCTCCAGAGCTCCTGCTCATTGACAAGAaagttcttgttcttttctcctgttcGTGTCAGTCTGTGGTACTGGTACCATTATAAAATCTTTCCCCAGGACACTCCAGTGAAGCTCCGTGGCTTAGCAGTGTCATTCAGCTATGGGTGTTTAGGAACAATTCTTCCCGATGGCTAGAAGGATTAATGCACAGTGTGTGTGTTACATATAGGAGGGTAAAAaactttaaatctttttttttttttttttttttttttggaacatgCATCACTATTTATAgcttattttatgtttatatgattttttttcccactgctgtAGTATAAAGTGGAGATGGCACAAAACCAAAACGGGGCACTGCAATACTTGATGAAGCTCACATCAATGGCTATGCTGAAATCAGCAAGCAGAGCGCTCGAAAGAAACTTGCAGGACCACACTGATCCTGCCACTCGATACAAACAGAACATCCCCACTTCTGCATTAATCTCAGCATTTTCCTTATCAGCTCATGCAACGAAAGCAGCTTTGGGCTCGCGGTGTCGAGCAGTGCCGTCTAGCAGAGTGCACGTGGTACGATTTAAGGTAACTCCTGGTACGTCCGGTGCCGCCAGCAGATTTTTACCTGCAGCCGAGAGACGTTTTCGAAACGCCGTGTGTGCGTGTGTCACTGCCATTTAGCAACCGTGACACACGCAAGGGCGCAACCCCAGCCGCCAGTCCAAGAAGAACAGCGTTTCAACACAGCTAGGCGGATCTACCCAAAGGCACCGTCACCCCCGGGGAGCGGTGGGCAAAAACCAATCGCGACAGGTCGCGACACCTTGGGACGGACAACAGCAGGTCGAGTCCCGCGTGGGTGGCTCCGGGGTGGGTCGGTGTCGCCTTGCGGGATGcaggggggacacgggggggacACGGCGGCCACTCACcgctgctcagctgctgcccgaaggctgcgggcggggggcggcagTCCCAGCGCTCGTGTCGGAACTGGCTGCGGCACTCGCGGAGGCCGAGGCTCGCTCCCTCCCGGATGGCTGGCACCAGCTCCGgcttctccctgcacagctcctgctgccggGGGCTCAGCGGCGGGCTGGGGCACCCCGTTTTCTCCGGACCGCCGGCGGCGGCGATGCCCAGCCACCTGCAGGATCAGCCCCACAACCCCCCCGGTCAGCCACGGGACCCCGCGGACAAGCGTGGCCGCGGAGTCCCCTCCCGAGCCCCGCTACTCACGTCCAGGTGCCGCCGGCGGCGCCGGGGCAGAGGGCGAGCAGCAGCGCCGCCCGCAGCAGGCACCGTCCGAGGGGGGCCCCGCGCCCCATGGCCGGAGCATCGAGCCAGCCCCTCTCCGCCCCTCTCCGCCCCTCTCCGCTCCTCTCCGCTCCGGGCTGCAGGGACTGAGGGGACGGCGGCGAGTGGCGGCCGCCTACTCGGCTCTGGCCCCTGCGCGGGGCGCCCCGGCCGTCGGAGGGCGCTCCCGCGGCGGACGGGCGGGCGGCTGAGGAAGCATGGGCAGAGCTTTATTCCCGGCAAGGTGAGAAAGTTGCCTTTGGTGGCTTCTttcccccccccggccggccc
This genomic window from Cygnus olor isolate bCygOlo1 chromosome 1, bCygOlo1.pri.v2, whole genome shotgun sequence contains:
- the WNT16 gene encoding protein Wnt-16, with the protein product MGRGAPLGRCLLRAALLLALCPGAAGGTWTWLGIAAAGGPEKTGCPSPPLSPRQQELCREKPELVPAIREGASLGLRECRSQFRHERWDCRPPPAAFGQQLSSGTKETAFIHAVTAAGLVHAVTRSCSAGNVTECSCDTSLQSGGSASEGWHWGGCSDDIHYGMSFSRRFLDVPMKNVTGKSGSGLAAMNRHNNEAGRQAVAKLMSVDCRCHGVSGSCAVKTCWKTMSSFEKIGRFLKDKYENSIQISDRLKKKLRRKEKSQRKIPIQKEDLLYVNKSPNYCVEDQKLGIPGTQGRECNRTSEGPDGCNLLCCGRGYNTHVVRHVERCDCKFVWCCYVRCRRCETMTDVHTCK